The DNA region AGACGTAGCGGGCGTCGAAGGTGATGTTGAAGCCGGTCGTGCCGGCGCAGAACACCACCATGCCGCCGCGCTTCACCACCAGCGCCGAGACCGGGAAGGTTGCCTCGCCGGGATGCTCGAACACGATGTCGACATCCTGCTTGCCGGTGATGTCCCAGATCGCCTTGCCGAACTTCCGCGCCTCCTTGGTCCAGGCGTGGAATTCGGGGCTGTTGACCTTCGGGAGCTGCCCCCAGCAGTCGAAGTCCTTGCGGTTGATGACACCCTTGGCGCCGAGGCTCATGACGTAGTCGCGCTTCGACTCGTCCGAGATCACCGCGATCGCGTTGGCTCCGCTCGCCGCGCAGAGCTGCACGCCGAACACGCCGAGGCCGCCGGAGGCGCCCCAGATCAGCACGTTCTGGCCCGGCTTCACCGTGTGCGGGGCGTGGCCGAACAGCATGCGGTAGGCGGTGGCGAGCGTCAGCGTGTAGCAGGCGGCCTCCTCCCAGGTGAGGTGCTTGGGCCGCGTCATGAGCTGGCGGGACTGCACCCGGCAGAACTGCGCGAAGGAGCCGTCGCCGGTCTCGTAGCCCCAGATGCGCTGCGAGGGCGACAGCATCGGGTCGCCGCCGTTGCACTCCTCGTCGTCGCCGTCGTCGCGGTTGCAGTGGACGATGACCTCGTCGCCGACCTTCCAGCGCTTCACCTTGGAGCCGACCTTCCAGACGATGCCGGAGGCGTCGGAACCCGCGATGTGGTACTCGCCCTTGTGGACGTCGAAGGGCGAGATCGGCTCGCCGAGGCCGGCCCAGACGCCGTTGTAGTTGACGCCCGCCGCCATGACGTAGACCAGCACCTCGTCGTCGCCGATCTCCCAGACCGGCAGCACCTCGAGCTGGTGGGACTGCTCCGGGGGTCCGTGCCGCTCGCGCCGGATTGCCCAGGCATACATCTTGGCCGGCACATGACCCAGCGGCGGGATCTCACCCATCTCGTAGAGGTCCTTGACCTCCCCGCCCGTCGGACTGATCGCAGCGCTCGCCGCCATCTCGCTCTCCTCTCGTCCCGCGTGTTCCTCACGGCCGCGGTTCTCCATCGCGCTATAGCGGCGTTGCCGGAGGCGTCCAAGTGGGCCGAAAGTCGAAAGCCGACGGTTTCCGACATGAAAAAAGCGCCAGCACAGGGCGGGTGGCCACGTATTCAAAATCGGCTTTCCGGCAGACCAAGTATTATTCGGCGCTGGCCTTGGCCATCCCGGTGCCGAGACCTTCCCCGACTCCGCAGCCGCGGGCCTCAGCTGCTCCCGGGCGCCCGGCGAGCACATGCAGCTCTAAGTCCTTGGTCCGACAAGCTCTCTCGCGCCTGAACAGCGACAGGTCCCGCGAAGAACAGATCAGGTGGGCTTTATACCAGCACTGACAAAGCCGGTCGCGACCGTCGCCCGGCACCGTCCGGACCGCGGTCGCGGGCGGCGGACGGGCGGCGGCGCGCCGCGGCGCCCTCAAATCCCGCTGTTCCGGCGGGCAAGTTTTTTCATGAGCCGGGGAAGCCCGCGCGGGCGTCTTGCACTTCCGTCCCGGATGACGCGTGCTCAAGCCTTCGCTACGGTGACCGCAAGGCCGCGCCCCGCGCGGATACAAAGATCACACGGAGGCGAGGAATGGGCGCGAGCGTCGCCGAGACCAGGAGCGACAAGTCGAGCCGCGACAAGCCCTGGATCATCCGCACCTACGCGGGGCACTCGACCGCGGCGGAGTCGAACAAGCTCTATCGGGGCAACCTCGCCAAGGGTCAGACCGGCCTGTCGGTCGCCTTCGACCTGCCGACCCAGACCGGCTACGACCCGGACCACGAGCTCTCCCGCGGCGAGGTCGGCAAGGTCGGCGTCTCGATCGCGCATCTCGGCGACATGCGGACCCTGTTCCAGGACATCCCGCTCGCCCAGATGAACACCTCGATGACCATCAACGCCACGGCCCCGTGGCTGCTGGCGCTCTACCTCGCGGTGGCCGAGGAGCAGGGCGCGCCGATCGCCGCGCTCCAGGGCACGACCCAGAACGACATCATCAAGGAGTACCTGTCGCGCGGCACCTACGTGTTCCCGCCCGCGCCGTCCCTCCGGCTCACCAAGGACGTGATCCTGTTCACGACCAGGAACGTGCCGAAGTGGAACCCGATGAACGTCTGCTCCTACCACCTGCAGGAGGCGGGGGCGACGCCGGTCCAGGAGCTCTCCTACGCGCTCGCCATCGCCATCGCGGTGCTCGACACCGTGCGCGAGGACCCCGAATTCGACGCCGCGAGCTTCCCCGAGGTGTTCGGCCGGATCTCGTTCTTCGTGAACGCGGGCCTGCGGTTCGTCACCGAGATCTGCAAGATGCGGGCGTTCTCGGAGCTCTGGGACGAGATCGCCCGGGAGCGCTACGGCATCGACGACCCGAAGAAGCGCATCTTCCGGTACGGCGTGCAGGTCAACAGCCTCGGGCTGACGGAGCAGCAGCCGGAGAACAACGTCCACCGCATCCTGATCGAGATGCTGGCGGTGACGCTGTCCAAGCGCGCCCGCGCCCGCGCGGTGCAGCTCCCGGCCTGGAACGAGGCGCTCGGCCTGCCGCGGCCCTGGGACCAGCAATGGTCCATGCGCATGCAGCAGATCCTGGCCTTCGAGACCGACCTCCTCGAGTACGACGACATCTTCGACGGCAGCCACGTGATCGAGGCCAAGGTCGAGGCGCTGAAGGTCGAGACCCGGGCCGAGCTGGAGCGGATCGGCGGCATCGGCGGCGCGGTCGCGGCCGTGGAGACCGGGGCGCTCAAGCGCGCGCTGGTGGAGTCGAACGCCCGGCGGATCTCGGCCATCGAGGCCGGCGACCAGATCGTCGTCGGCGTGAACAAGTGGCAGCAGGGCGAGCCCTCGCCGCTCACCGCCGGGGAGGGGGCGATCTTCTCCGTCTCCGAGACCGTCGAGATGGAGGCGCAGGGCCGGATCCGCGAGTGGCGCGGCCGCCGCGACGCGAGCGCGGTCGGCCAGGCCCTCGACGCCCTGGAACAGGCGGCGCGCTCGGGCGCCAACATCATGCCGCCCTCGATCGAGGCCGCGAAGGCCGGCGTCACCACCGGCGAGTGGGGCGAGCGCCTGCGCGCGGTCTTCGGCGAGTATCGCGCGCCCACCGGCGTGACCCTGGAGACGGTCTCGGCCGGGGCCGCCGAGGAGGCCAAGCTGCTGATCGCCGATCTCGGCGAGCGGCTGGGCGAGACGCCGAAGCTCGTGGTCGGCAAGCCCGGCCTCGACGGGCATTCCAACGGCGCCGAGCAGATCGCGCTCCGCGCCCGCGACGTCGGCTTCGACGTCACGTACGACGGCATCCGCCAGACGCCGGCCGAGATCGTCGCGAAGGCCAAGGAGACCGGCGCCCACGTGGTCGGCCTGTCGATCCTGTCCGGCTCCCACGTGCCGCTGGTGCGGGAGGTCCGCGCCAAGATGCGCGAGGCGGGGCTCGACCACATCCCGGTGGTGGTCGGCGGCATCATCTCGCCCGAGGACGAGCTGGTCCTCAAGAACATGGGCGTGCGCGCCGTCTACACGCCGAAGGACTACGCCATCGACCAGATCATGGTCGGGCTCGCCAAGGTCGTGGAGAAGGGTCTCGATCGACGGGACGGCCCGGCGGATCAGCCGCGCGCCGAGGCCCAGGTCTACTAGCGGACCGAGCCTGCCCGGTCCGGGCAGGCCCCAAACAACCTTAACATTTATCGGACAAGTATTGGCCCCGATCCCAGACACGGGATCGGGGACCAACTCCTATGCGCGCCGGTATCTCCATCGCGGCCAAGCTCGGCCTGTGTCTCGCGGCCCTGGTGCTGCTGATCGCCGCGACGAGCGGCCTCTCGCTGGCCGAGCTGGGCCGCATCGAGTCCGCCGCCGCGCAGCTGCGCGACACGCGCGTCCCGGCCACCGACGCCCTCGGCCGGATCGGCATCAACTTCATGCGGCAGCGGGTCAACGCCGTCCGCCTGATCACCGCCGACACGCCCGCGCTGCGCGCCGAGGTCGCCGACCAGATCGCCAAGCGCGACGCGCTGCTCGCCGCCCAGTACGCCCGGTACGAGGCCCTGCCGCTGACCCAGCCCGAGCGCGAGGCCTACGCGGCCTTCCGCCAGCACGTCGCCACCTACGCCGAGCAGCAGCGGGAGGCGGTGGCCAAGGCCGAGGCGGGCGACGTCGCCGGCGGGCAGCGGATCTACAACACGACCATGTCGGACAGCATCCGCGCCATCATGGCCGACTGGGAGAAGCTCGTCGCCCTGAACGGCGACGGGTCGCAGGCGAGCGGCACCCTGATCGCGCAGACCTACGACGCCGCCAAGCGGAACGTGCTGGCGCTCGCCGGCCTCGCCCTCGCGGTGGCGCTCGGGGCCTTCGTGCTGGTGACCCGCGGCGTCAGCGGGCCGCTCAGAAAGATCGCCGCCGTGACGCAGCGCCTCGCGGCGGGCGACGCCGAGGTGACGATCCCCGGGCAGGCGCGCCGCGACGAGATCGGGGCGCTGGCGGGCTCCGTGGTGGTGTTCCGCGACAACCTCGTCCGCGCGCGCGCCCTGGAGGCCGAGACGGCGCTGGCCCGCGCCGATGCCGAGACGCAGCGCCGGGCCGCGACCCGGGCCATGGCCGACGCCTTCGAGCAGGCGGTGGGCGGCATCGTCGGCGGCGTGTCGGCGGCGGCCACCGAGCTAGAGGCCACCGCCCGGTCGCTGACCGGCAGCGCGGCCGAGGCGGCCGGGCAATCCGGCACCGTCGCGGGCGCGGCGAGCGACGCCGCCGCCAACGTCAACACGGTCGCGGCCGCCGCCGAGGAGCTCGGCTCCTCCGTGCAGGAGATCGGCCGGCAGGTCAGCGGCTCGGCGGAGCTCGCGCGGGTCGCCGTCGCTGAGGCGACCAGCACGGTGGCGCTGGTCCAGGACCTGAGCGGCGCGGCCGCGAAGGTCGGCGACGTGGTGGCACTGATCTCCGGGATCGCCGCCCAGACCAACCTGCTGGCGCTCAACGCCACGATCGAGGCGGCGCGCGCCGGCGCCGCGGGCCGCGGCTTCGCGGTGGTGGCCTCGGAGGTCAAGGCGCTCGCCGAGCAGACCGCCCGGGCCACCGAGGAGATCACCGGCCAGATCGGCCGGATCCAGTCCTCCACCGGGCAGGCCGCCTCGGCGATCGACGGGATCGGCCGGCGCATCCGCGAGATCGACGGCGTGGCCGCCAGCATCGCGGCCGCCGTGGAGCAGCAGGGCGCGGCCACCCAGGAGATCGTCCGCAACGTCGCCGAGGCGGCCGCCGGCACCGGCGCGGTGACCGGCACCATCGCGAGCCTGGCCCAGTCCGCCGAGGAGACCGGCGCCGCCGCCGCCCAGGTGCTCGGGGCCGCGAGCGAGATGTCGCGCCAGTCCGAGCATCTCGGGGCCGAGGTCGCGCGCTTCCTCGCCACGGTGCGGGCGGCGTAGCCCCCTCACGGTCGGGCGGCGGATCGCGTAGGACCGCGCCATGCCGCCCGACATGCCGCCCGCCCTGACCGCGATCCTGCTCCTGGCGGTGCCCCTCGCCGCCGCCCTCTCGGCGGGCCTGATCCTGCGCCTGCGCCCGCTGCTGCAGCGCTACGCCCTGGCCCGGCCGAACGCCCGCTCCAGCCACACCGTGCCGACCCCGCAGGGCGGCGGGATCGCCGTGGTGACGGCTCTGGTCACGATCTCGGGCCTGCTGATCGCGGCGCCGGAGATCGGCGGCCGGCCGGACTGGACCTGGCTCGCCGGCGGCGCCCTCGCGCTGGCGGTCCTCGGCGCCGTGGACGACGTCCGGCCGCTGCCGGTCGCCCTGCGGCTCGCCGTGCAGGCCGTGGTGGTCGGCCTGCTGGTCTGGCACCTGGACGGGCGCCTGCTGCCCGGCCTGCCGCTGTGGCTGGAGCGCGGCCTCGCGCTGCTGGCGGGCCTCTGGTTCGTCAACCTGACGAACTTCATGGACGGGCTCGACTGGATGACGGTCGCGGAGATCGTCCCGGTGGCGGGCGCGCTCCTGCTGCTCGGCCTCGCCGGGCACCTGCCGCCGCTGCCGACGCTGGTGGCGGCGAGCCTGCTGGGCGCGGTGCTGGGCTTCGCGCCGTTCAACCGGCCGGTCGCGCGGCTCTTCCTCGGGGATGTCGGGTCGCTGCCGGTCGGGCTCGTCACCGCGTGGCTGCTGTGCCAGCTCGCCCTGGCGGGCGGGCTCGCCGCCGCCCTGCTGCTGCCGCTCGTCTACCTCGCCGATGCCAGCCTGACCCTCGCCGCGCGGGCGGCGCGGGGCGAGCGGGTCTGGGAGGCCCATCGCGGGCACTATTATCAGCGGGCCACCGTCAACGGGCTGACCGTGCCCGGCGTGGTCGGACGGGTGTTCGCGGCCAACCTCGCCCTGGCGGCGCTCGCCGCCGCGACCTTGCTTTGGCCGTCCTGGCCGGTCACGCTCGCCGCATCGGCCGCCGGGCTCGTCCTGGTCGCCGCCCTGCTCCGCCGCTTCGCCCGCGCCCCGGCGCCGGCCCCAGCCGAAGATGCCGCCCAGCCGTGACAGAGGCCGCCCAGCCGTGACCGGACTCATCGCGCTCACCGGGGCGACCGGGTTCATCGGCCGCCACCTGCTCGCCGACCTCACCGCGCGCGGCTACCGAGTCCGCGTGCTGCTGCGCCGGCCCACGACCGTGCCGGAGGGCGCGGCGAGCGCGGTCGTGGGCGACCTGACCCGCCCGATCAACATGGCGGCGGCCCTCAGCGGCGTCGACGCGGTGGTGCACTCGGCCGGCCTCGCCCACGCCATGTCGGGGGCACCGGAGGACGACTACCGCACGCTCAACACCGAGGCGACGCGCCGGCTGGCGGAGGCCGCGGCGCGCGCGAAGGTGCGCCGCTTCGTGTTCCTGTCGTCGATCCGCGCGCAGGTCGGGGCGAGCGCGCCGGGCGTGGTCGGGGAGGGCGATCCGCCCCGGCCCACCGACCCCTACGGCCGCTCCAAGCTCGAGGCCGAGGCGGCGCTCGCCGAGACCGGCCTGGACTGGGTCGCGCTGCGCCCGGTCCTCGTCTACGGGGCCGGCGTGAAGGGCAACATGGCCGCGCTCCTGCGGCTGGCGCGCAGCCCGTACCCGCTGCCGCTGGGCGGCCTCGCGGCGCGGCGCTCGCTGATCGCGCTGGAGAGCCTGTCGGGCGCCGTGGACGCGGTGCTGGCGGCGCCCGGCCCCCTGAACCGCGCCCTCGTGGCGGCCGACCCGGACCCGCTCAGCCTGCCCGAGATGATCGCGGCGCTGCGCCGGGGCCTCGGCCGCGGCCCGGGCATCGTCCCGGTCCCGGCCGGGCTCCTCCGGCTGGCCTGCCGGGTGACCGGCCGGGACGCGCAGTTCGCCCGCGTCGCCGAGGGGCTCGTCGCCCGCGCCGACGGGCTCGCCTCCCTCGGCTGGCGGCCGGCCGGGCCGACCCGCGACGGGCTCGCCCGGCTGGCCCGCGACGGCGGCTGAACGCGGGGCTGCCTCAGCGGCCCGCGTAGATGTCGGTGATCTTGCCGAGCAGCGACAGGGCGTCCGCCTTCGAGCGCTGGAACGCGTTGCGGCCCACGATCGAGCCGAACCCGCCGCCCGCCTGGATGGCCCGGATCTCGTCGAGGAAGCTGGCCTCCTCGGCCTGGGCCCCGCCGGAGAAGATCACGATCCGCCGGCCGTTGAACGCGCACTGCACCACGTGGCGGACGCGCTCGGCCGCCGTGCCGATCGGGATGCCGGTCGATTCGTAGACCTTCTTCGCCGCCGGCTGCTCGATATGGGCCGAGGGCAGCTTCACCTTGATGATGTGGGCGCCGAGCTGCGCGGCGATCTGGGCCGCGTAGCCGATCACGTCGATGGCGGTCTCGCCCTCCTTCGACAGGGCCGAGCCGCGGGCGTAGGACCAGATCACCACGGCGAGGCCGACGCTCTTGGCCTCCTCGGCGATCGCGCGGATCTGCCCGTACATGGCGTTGCGGTGGGCGGAGCCCGGGTAGATCGTGAAGCCGATAGCGCAGGCGCCGAGCCGCAGGGCGTCGGCCACCGAGCCGGTGATCGCCTGCTCGGGATCCTCCTCGTCGGCCAGGAGGTCGTGGTCATTGAGCTTCAGGATCAGCGGGATGCGCCCGGCGTAGTCGCGCGCGCCCGCCTCCAGGAAGCCGAGCGGCGCCGCGTAGGCGTTGCACCCCGCCGCCAGGGCCAGCTCGAAATGGTAGTGCGGGTCGTAGGCCGGCGGGTTCGGGCCGAAGCTGCGGGCGGGCCCGTGCTCGAAGCCCTGGTCGACGGGCAGGATCAGCATCTTGCCGGTGCCGCCGAGCGTCCCGTGCTCCAGCATCCGGGCGAGGTTGGTGAGGGTCCCGGGGCTGTCGGCCCCGTACCACGACAGGATCTCGGTGACGCGGGCGGATCGGTCCATCGGGCAGCCTCCTGGCCAGAGACCGTCGCGCCGCGGATCGGGCCGCGGGCCGTGCTGCGGACGGCTCCCGGTCGGAACGGTGCGGGCAAAGCCGCGGTTCCCGCACGCGGCGCTTTCGGCTAACCGGGCCGGAGCGGGCGCCGCCCGGTCCGGCCGCGCGCCCGAACCGGCAGCTCCGAGACCGGCCCACGAGACGCGTCAGAGGTTCGCTCATGCGCAGGCTGATCCTGCTGCGGCACGCCAAGTCCGACCGTCCGCCGGGCGTGGCGGACCACGAGCGCCCGCTCAACGCGCGCGGGAAACGGGCCGCCCCGGCGGTGGGCGCCCACCTCGCGCGGGAGGACCTGTGCCCGGATCTCGCCCTGGTCTCCAACGCCGCGCGGACCCGCCAGACCTGGGCCGCGATGGAGGCCGCCCTCGGCAGCCCCGAGACGCGCTGGCACTCCGAGATCTACGAGGCGCCGGCGGATCGGATCCTCGGTGTGATCCGGCAGGCGCCCGACGCGGCCGCCACGCTGATCGTGGTCGGCCACAATCCGGGCCTCGGCGACCTCGCGGCGGCGCTCGCGGGGTCGGGGCCGCGGGCGGCCCGGGACCGGCTGGCCCTGGAGTTCCCGACGGCGGCCTTCGTGGTGATCGACTTCGAGGACGACCGCTGGGCGGAGATCGCGCCGGGCCGCGGGCGCCTCGACCGGTACGTGCGCCCCCGGGACATCGACCCGGACCTCGGGGGCTGACGCCTCAGGCGACCGGCACCGCGACGGCGTGCGCCTCGACCTCCGCGTGGGTCGGCAGGGGCGAGCCTGGCACGAACGCCTCGAAGGCCGCCCAGAAATCCTGCCGGATCGCGTCGCGCTCGGTCAGGATCTCGTGCCGGGAATCCGGCAGGACCAGGATGTGGCCGGCCTTGAGCCGGGCGGCGAAGCGCTCGGTCTCCGCCGTGCCGCAGACCGGGTCGGCGCCCGCCGCGACGATCAGGGTCGGCAGCCCGATCCGCGGTGCCGCCCGGGGGTCGCGCAGCCGCGCCATCGCGCGGAACGCCTCGGCGAGCCACGCGATCGTCGGGTCGCCGACCGCGCCGGCGCCGACCTGCCGGGCCGCCGCGGCGTTGCGGGCGTAGCGGACCGGGTCGCGCGACAGCCGGTTGCCGGCGTACGGGTTGGTGGCGATCGAGACCGGCTTGCCGAACGGGATGTAGCGGCTCCCGAGGCCGATCCGCTGCAGGCCCCGCGACAGGATCGCGGCGCCGGCCGGCCAGCGGACCATCCGGATCGACAGCATCGGCGCCAGGGTCACCAGCCGCCGGAACGGCAGCGCGCCGTCGAGGGCCGCGAGGAGGGCGACGCATCCGCCCATGGAATGCGCGAGGCCTACATGGGGCTCGGGCATCAGCGGCACCAGGATCGTCTCGGTCACCGCCCGCAGGTCGAGGCGGTAATCGTCGAACCGGGCGACGTGGCCCTTGTGCGGATCGTCCACCCGCCGGTCCGATTCGCCCTGGCCGCGCCAGTCGAACGCCACGACCGCGAAGCCCCGGGCGCGCAGCTCGTGGATCGTCTCGTAGTACTTCTCGATGAACTCGGCCCGGCCCTGGAGCAGGCAGACCGTGCCCCGGCAGGTGCGCGCCGTGGTCTGCCAGTAGGCCGCCCGCAGGGTGCAGTCGTCGCGCGTGCCGACGGCGATCAGCGTGCCGCCCGGCGGCACCGGGTTGTCGGGCGTGCTGCGCAGGGTCAGGAGCGGCGGCTCGCGCCCGGTGTCACCGTCGAAGCGTCTCACTGGCCTCACCTCAGCGCCTCCGCGCATCGTCCGATGCACGCCCGGATGCACTCTGCGACCGTAGCGAAAAAATCTCGTTTCCGACCCTCGCCGGGGGTCTTGAAGCGCGATTTTCCCCCTCCGATATCTCGTCTGTGCCGGCCGTCAGGCGGCACGAGAGACGGGTCCGGCCCATCGGGCGGACCGGAATTGCATGTTGCTCAGACGAGGATATGTCATGCGTCAGTTCGATCTCGCTCCTCTGTACCGTTCCACCGTCGGCTTCGATCGCCTGTTCTCCGCCCTCGACCAGTTCGCGAGCGCCGAGGCGGCCCCGACCTACCCGCCCTACAACATCGAGCGGACCGGCGAGAACGCCTACCGCATCACCGTCGCGGTCGCCGGCTTCACCGAGTCCGACCTGTCGATCGAGGTGCGGGAGAACGCGCTCACGCTGAAGGGTGAGCGCAAGGCCGAGGGCAAGGCGGAGTTCCTGCACCAGGGCATCGCGGCCCGCGCCTTCGAGCGCCGGTTCCAGCTCGCCGACCACGTCCAGGTGACCGGCGCGGCGCTCGAGAACGGCCTCCTCCACATCGACCTCGTCCGCGAGGTCCCGGAGGCGAAGAAGCCCCGTCGCATCGAGATCGCCTCGGCGGCGCGCCCCAGCGCCCCGGTGATCGAGGGCGACGTCCGCAAGGACGCGGTCCAGCAGGCCGCCTGATCCCGCCCCGCGCGGAACCGTCAGGTCCCGATCAGGCTCTCGGAGCGCCCCGGCCCCCGGCCGGGGCGCTTTCTCGCGTCGGCTGTCATAATGGCGTGTGGCCGTCGTGCTCTCTGTCGGATTCGACGGTGCACGGACGCGCACCCGGAGTGAACCCGACCATGGTCGCCAATCTCGCCCGCGGAGCCTACAGCGCGCTCGGAGCCGGCTGGCACAGGGGCGTGCAGTGGGGCGTCGGCGCGCCGATCGCCAAGCTGCGCCGCCGGCCGGTCGCGCTGCCGGGCATCGCGGGCGCGGGCGGGATCGACGACGTGCTCTCGGCCGAGCGGGCGATCCGCCTGCCCGAGCCGCTCGAAGGGCGCAGCCTCGGCCGCATCGGCAGCCTCGAGGTCCGGCTGGCGACGCGGAAATCCGAGATCCGGCGGGCCCAGCGGCTGCGCTACAAGGTCTTCTACGAGGAGATGTCGGCGGTGCCCTCCGGGCTCGCCGCCCTGTCCCGCCGCGACGTCGACGGCTACGACGCGGTCTGCGACCACCTGCTCGTCCTCGACCACGCGGCGCCGCGGCGGAAGAAGCCGTTCGTCGAGCCGCGCCCGAAGGTCGTCGGCACCTACCGGCTGCTGCGCGGCGAGGTGGCCGAGCGGCACACCGGCTTCTATTCCGAGGGCGAGTACGACCTCGCGCCGCTGCTCGGCGCGCAGGGGCACCGGCGGCTCCTAGAGCTCGGCCGCTCCTGCGTGCTCAAGCCCTACCGGAGCAAGCGGACCGTCGAGCTGCTGTGGCAGGGCATCTACGCCTACGTCCTGCACCACCGGATCGACGCGCTGATCGGCTGCGCAAGCCTG from Methylobacterium sp. NMS14P includes:
- the ccrA gene encoding crotonyl-CoA carboxylase/reductase codes for the protein MAASAAISPTGGEVKDLYEMGEIPPLGHVPAKMYAWAIRRERHGPPEQSHQLEVLPVWEIGDDEVLVYVMAAGVNYNGVWAGLGEPISPFDVHKGEYHIAGSDASGIVWKVGSKVKRWKVGDEVIVHCNRDDGDDEECNGGDPMLSPSQRIWGYETGDGSFAQFCRVQSRQLMTRPKHLTWEEAACYTLTLATAYRMLFGHAPHTVKPGQNVLIWGASGGLGVFGVQLCAASGANAIAVISDESKRDYVMSLGAKGVINRKDFDCWGQLPKVNSPEFHAWTKEARKFGKAIWDITGKQDVDIVFEHPGEATFPVSALVVKRGGMVVFCAGTTGFNITFDARYVWMRQKRIQGSHFAHLKQASAANQFVLDQRIDPCMSEVFPWDKIPQAHTKMWKNQHPPGNMACLVNSPRAGLRTVEDVIEAGPLKR
- a CDS encoding protein meaA; translated protein: MGASVAETRSDKSSRDKPWIIRTYAGHSTAAESNKLYRGNLAKGQTGLSVAFDLPTQTGYDPDHELSRGEVGKVGVSIAHLGDMRTLFQDIPLAQMNTSMTINATAPWLLALYLAVAEEQGAPIAALQGTTQNDIIKEYLSRGTYVFPPAPSLRLTKDVILFTTRNVPKWNPMNVCSYHLQEAGATPVQELSYALAIAIAVLDTVREDPEFDAASFPEVFGRISFFVNAGLRFVTEICKMRAFSELWDEIARERYGIDDPKKRIFRYGVQVNSLGLTEQQPENNVHRILIEMLAVTLSKRARARAVQLPAWNEALGLPRPWDQQWSMRMQQILAFETDLLEYDDIFDGSHVIEAKVEALKVETRAELERIGGIGGAVAAVETGALKRALVESNARRISAIEAGDQIVVGVNKWQQGEPSPLTAGEGAIFSVSETVEMEAQGRIREWRGRRDASAVGQALDALEQAARSGANIMPPSIEAAKAGVTTGEWGERLRAVFGEYRAPTGVTLETVSAGAAEEAKLLIADLGERLGETPKLVVGKPGLDGHSNGAEQIALRARDVGFDVTYDGIRQTPAEIVAKAKETGAHVVGLSILSGSHVPLVREVRAKMREAGLDHIPVVVGGIISPEDELVLKNMGVRAVYTPKDYAIDQIMVGLAKVVEKGLDRRDGPADQPRAEAQVY
- a CDS encoding methyl-accepting chemotaxis protein, which translates into the protein MRAGISIAAKLGLCLAALVLLIAATSGLSLAELGRIESAAAQLRDTRVPATDALGRIGINFMRQRVNAVRLITADTPALRAEVADQIAKRDALLAAQYARYEALPLTQPEREAYAAFRQHVATYAEQQREAVAKAEAGDVAGGQRIYNTTMSDSIRAIMADWEKLVALNGDGSQASGTLIAQTYDAAKRNVLALAGLALAVALGAFVLVTRGVSGPLRKIAAVTQRLAAGDAEVTIPGQARRDEIGALAGSVVVFRDNLVRARALEAETALARADAETQRRAATRAMADAFEQAVGGIVGGVSAAATELEATARSLTGSAAEAAGQSGTVAGAASDAAANVNTVAAAAEELGSSVQEIGRQVSGSAELARVAVAEATSTVALVQDLSGAAAKVGDVVALISGIAAQTNLLALNATIEAARAGAAGRGFAVVASEVKALAEQTARATEEITGQIGRIQSSTGQAASAIDGIGRRIREIDGVAASIAAAVEQQGAATQEIVRNVAEAAAGTGAVTGTIASLAQSAEETGAAAAQVLGAASEMSRQSEHLGAEVARFLATVRAA
- a CDS encoding glycosyl transferase, producing the protein MPPDMPPALTAILLLAVPLAAALSAGLILRLRPLLQRYALARPNARSSHTVPTPQGGGIAVVTALVTISGLLIAAPEIGGRPDWTWLAGGALALAVLGAVDDVRPLPVALRLAVQAVVVGLLVWHLDGRLLPGLPLWLERGLALLAGLWFVNLTNFMDGLDWMTVAEIVPVAGALLLLGLAGHLPPLPTLVAASLLGAVLGFAPFNRPVARLFLGDVGSLPVGLVTAWLLCQLALAGGLAAALLLPLVYLADASLTLAARAARGERVWEAHRGHYYQRATVNGLTVPGVVGRVFAANLALAALAAATLLWPSWPVTLAASAAGLVLVAALLRRFARAPAPAPAEDAAQP
- a CDS encoding NAD-dependent epimerase/dehydratase family protein, whose protein sequence is MPPSRDRGRPAVTGLIALTGATGFIGRHLLADLTARGYRVRVLLRRPTTVPEGAASAVVGDLTRPINMAAALSGVDAVVHSAGLAHAMSGAPEDDYRTLNTEATRRLAEAAARAKVRRFVFLSSIRAQVGASAPGVVGEGDPPRPTDPYGRSKLEAEAALAETGLDWVALRPVLVYGAGVKGNMAALLRLARSPYPLPLGGLAARRSLIALESLSGAVDAVLAAPGPLNRALVAADPDPLSLPEMIAALRRGLGRGPGIVPVPAGLLRLACRVTGRDAQFARVAEGLVARADGLASLGWRPAGPTRDGLARLARDGG
- a CDS encoding class I fructose-bisphosphate aldolase, which gives rise to MDRSARVTEILSWYGADSPGTLTNLARMLEHGTLGGTGKMLILPVDQGFEHGPARSFGPNPPAYDPHYHFELALAAGCNAYAAPLGFLEAGARDYAGRIPLILKLNDHDLLADEEDPEQAITGSVADALRLGACAIGFTIYPGSAHRNAMYGQIRAIAEEAKSVGLAVVIWSYARGSALSKEGETAIDVIGYAAQIAAQLGAHIIKVKLPSAHIEQPAAKKVYESTGIPIGTAAERVRHVVQCAFNGRRIVIFSGGAQAEEASFLDEIRAIQAGGGFGSIVGRNAFQRSKADALSLLGKITDIYAGR
- a CDS encoding SixA phosphatase family protein, translating into MRRLILLRHAKSDRPPGVADHERPLNARGKRAAPAVGAHLAREDLCPDLALVSNAARTRQTWAAMEAALGSPETRWHSEIYEAPADRILGVIRQAPDAAATLIVVGHNPGLGDLAAALAGSGPRAARDRLALEFPTAAFVVIDFEDDRWAEIAPGRGRLDRYVRPRDIDPDLGG
- a CDS encoding alpha/beta fold hydrolase, which codes for MRRFDGDTGREPPLLTLRSTPDNPVPPGGTLIAVGTRDDCTLRAAYWQTTARTCRGTVCLLQGRAEFIEKYYETIHELRARGFAVVAFDWRGQGESDRRVDDPHKGHVARFDDYRLDLRAVTETILVPLMPEPHVGLAHSMGGCVALLAALDGALPFRRLVTLAPMLSIRMVRWPAGAAILSRGLQRIGLGSRYIPFGKPVSIATNPYAGNRLSRDPVRYARNAAAARQVGAGAVGDPTIAWLAEAFRAMARLRDPRAAPRIGLPTLIVAAGADPVCGTAETERFAARLKAGHILVLPDSRHEILTERDAIRQDFWAAFEAFVPGSPLPTHAEVEAHAVAVPVA
- a CDS encoding Hsp20 family protein, with protein sequence MRQFDLAPLYRSTVGFDRLFSALDQFASAEAAPTYPPYNIERTGENAYRITVAVAGFTESDLSIEVRENALTLKGERKAEGKAEFLHQGIAARAFERRFQLADHVQVTGAALENGLLHIDLVREVPEAKKPRRIEIASAARPSAPVIEGDVRKDAVQQAA
- a CDS encoding GNAT family N-acetyltransferase; protein product: MVANLARGAYSALGAGWHRGVQWGVGAPIAKLRRRPVALPGIAGAGGIDDVLSAERAIRLPEPLEGRSLGRIGSLEVRLATRKSEIRRAQRLRYKVFYEEMSAVPSGLAALSRRDVDGYDAVCDHLLVLDHAAPRRKKPFVEPRPKVVGTYRLLRGEVAERHTGFYSEGEYDLAPLLGAQGHRRLLELGRSCVLKPYRSKRTVELLWQGIYAYVLHHRIDALIGCASLEGTDPDRLALPLAFLHHHARAPEGWRARALPERAVAMDRMPREAVDAKAALQALPPLIKGYLRLGATFGDGAVIDRQFGTTDVFVTLPVEVIGARYRGHFAPAG